One stretch of Urocitellus parryii isolate mUroPar1 chromosome 12, mUroPar1.hap1, whole genome shotgun sequence DNA includes these proteins:
- the LOC113197222 gene encoding uncharacterized protein LOC113197222: protein MGEKPHICEECGKSFTKRGQLTQHQRIHIIEKPYKCEECGKGFTRRAQLTLHHSIHTGEKPYKCKECSKAFRCSSYLTQHQRIHTGEKPYRCKKCGKEYRQTAGLSQHQSTHTAEKPYKCKECGKGFTRRTHLTLHHSIHTEEKPYKCKECSKAFNRRSNLTQHQRIHTGEKPYKCKECGKEYTQRAGLTLHQSTHTVEKPYKCEECGKGFAQRVHLTLHHSIHTGEKPYKCKECGKAFRCNSFLTRHQRIHTGEKPYKCKECGKEYTQRAGLAHHQSIHTGEKPYKCEKCGKRYTQRVGLTQHQRFHTGEKPYKCNKCVKAFRYKSSLTQHQRIHNAEIQVEECGKGLNERVWLTHHQTNHNEER from the coding sequence cttactcaacaccagagaatacATATCatagagaagccctacaaatgtgaagaatgtgggaaAGGATTTACTCGAAGAGCACAACTTACCCTACATCACagtattcatactggagagaagccctacaaatgtaaggAATGTAGCAAGGCTTTTAGGTGTAGTTCATATCTTACTCaacatcagagaattcatactggagagaagccctatagatgtaaaaaatgtgggaaagaaTATAGACAAACTGCAGGTCTTTCTCAGCACCAGAGTACTCATACTGCAGAGAAACCctataaatgtaaagaatgtgggaaaggATTTACTCGAAGAACACACCTTACTCTACACCACAGTATTCATACTGaagagaaaccctacaaatgtaagGAATGTAGCAAAGCTTTTAATCGAAGATCAAACCTTAcacaacaccagagaattcatactggagagaagccctacaaatgtaaagaatgtgggaaagAATATACTCAAAGAGCAGGCCTTACTCTACACCAGAGTACTCATACTgtagagaagccctacaaatgtgaagaatgtggaaaAGGATTTGCTCAAAGAGTACACCTCACTCTACACCACagtattcatactggagagaagccctacaaatgtaaggaatgtggcaaagcttttaggtgtaattcatttcttactcgacatcagagaattcatactggagagaagccctacaaatgtaaagaatgtgggaaagAATATACTCAAAGAGCAGGCCTTGCTCATCACCAGagtattcatactggagagaagccctacaaatgtgaaaaatgtggcAAACGATATACTCAAAGAGTAGggcttactcaacaccagagatttcatacaggagagaagccctacaaatgtaataAGTGTGTTAAAGCTTTTAGGTATAAATCAAGCCTTACCCAGCACCAGAGAATTCATAATGCAGAGATTCAAGTTGAAGAATGTGGGAAAGGTCTTAATGAAAGAGTATGGCTTACTCATCACCAGACCAATCATAATGAGGAGAGGTAG